Proteins encoded in a region of the Prochlorothrix hollandica PCC 9006 = CALU 1027 genome:
- a CDS encoding energy-coupling factor transporter transmembrane component T family protein, which yields MDLLRSLPLGLYLEEPVTWLHRLDPRVKLVWLMGFLLSPILANSLWRVGLVAALVILTCGVGVPLRVWRQQMGWLLVLGTMVLALTAISPDGLPAQHQPRRPSQALTELPTLELENSVVRNPWYNPLGWGQKAPTIAAPEQPLPPASDYRYVVFDRGPITITRRALDLGIRVATLVFTLIYSTNLYLLTTSPEEITAGLEDVLSPLHWCRVPVTEITLTLTLALRFIPLVMEEVQNLVRSVWTRAIDWKKLGLRQGAQVWLQIAERLLLNLLLRAEQIANAIQVRGFTTPGTHRVQWHDLRLRLWDRLALVGLVLFCGARVLWGQM from the coding sequence ATGGATTTACTCCGTTCCCTGCCCCTGGGTCTCTATCTCGAAGAGCCGGTAACCTGGCTCCATCGCCTCGATCCCAGGGTTAAGCTGGTGTGGTTGATGGGCTTTTTGCTCAGTCCCATTTTGGCCAATTCCCTGTGGCGGGTGGGTTTGGTGGCGGCTCTGGTGATTCTGACCTGTGGAGTGGGGGTGCCCCTGCGGGTGTGGCGGCAACAAATGGGCTGGCTCTTGGTGCTGGGAACCATGGTGCTGGCGCTGACGGCCATTTCTCCCGATGGTTTGCCGGCCCAACACCAACCCCGTCGCCCTAGTCAAGCCTTGACAGAACTGCCGACCCTGGAGCTAGAGAACTCAGTGGTTCGCAATCCCTGGTATAACCCCCTGGGGTGGGGTCAGAAGGCTCCCACGATCGCCGCACCAGAGCAACCCCTGCCCCCTGCCAGTGACTATCGCTATGTGGTTTTCGATCGCGGACCCATCACCATCACCCGCCGAGCCTTGGATCTGGGGATTCGGGTGGCCACCTTAGTCTTCACCCTGATCTACAGCACCAATCTCTATCTGCTCACCACCTCCCCCGAAGAAATTACCGCTGGCCTAGAGGATGTCCTCAGCCCCCTGCACTGGTGCCGTGTTCCCGTCACGGAAATCACCCTCACCCTGACCCTCGCCCTGCGGTTTATCCCCCTGGTGATGGAGGAGGTGCAGAATTTGGTGCGATCGGTGTGGACCCGGGCCATTGACTGGAAAAAGTTGGGGCTGCGTCAGGGGGCGCAGGTGTGGCTCCAGATCGCGGAGCGGTTATTGCTGAATTTACTGCTGCGGGCGGAACAGATCGCCAATGCCATCCAGGTACGGGGCTTCACGACCCCCGGCACCCATCGAGTGCAATGGCATGATCTGCGGTTGCGGCTATGGGATCGCCTTGCCCTGGTGGGGCTGGTGCTGTTTTGTGGGGCTAGGGTTCTCTGGGGACAGATGTAG
- a CDS encoding beta strand repeat-containing protein, with translation MVRSTGLGNINLTSLNPNSVVGVQLDGGAAIQATGTGTITVTTPATFNGGVGTLVAANGGLVEIAANGVVLDGTLQGGTLLLRPFDDSGAMNLGATVANSLSVTATQWASFAPNFSQITVGLAAGTGTVTLHDGFTTPTPLLLAGGSNLVGPNQNLNWTLTGNGAGSIAGLGSSIDFANFETITGGIGDDSFTLSPATPLTTTIDGGTGLLTLTGTTLDLDQLNVTSTGGYVLNATGLINLGNLTTNGNSLTATSTAGEVTGGTLNTLGSAAGTIALSGSSVRVGTLLSGGVVSVSSTNELTTAAITTSGQALSLTTGGTLTTGDLNTTGSPTGTIAINGGSVNLGTVSSGGNTSVTSGSTLGLVNLTSGGDASLQAGTNLTIGNVTSASTTSLSSGGVLTLTSLNSGGSTNLSSGSSSNLGSISSGGSTSLSSGGVLTLTSLNSGGSANLSSGGNLTTGNLTTANQPLTLNSGGNLTMGNLSAGAITANAAGTLVAANLNASQAINLTSSGDLTTGNLTALGQAVNLTSRTGAITTGNVSTASTTGGRIFFNASTAITAGAIDSSGSIGNGGNVTLDPIGDVQVVSINAQGGAAGAGGTVDITAGQFFRATGSFVDRNGVPVSISTAGGTGGGGIVIRHGGGNVGIPFITGDPSLNGTLAALSTGSGFLESSRIIPGALIEGGVNLVTPGASASALPLCNVDCQITLPLFTLGSLEALFGVFRNNILIVEGYGNVTVAGNTAAINEEAVAGGTSGNAVLNTSGAAAGGTNTAAAPAVNEEAVDTGDNSGQGVLTQAASADGTAETGGSDTAASGSVASDTAASGSATSGAESAVASASSTAAVNEEAIEEGTGDSGGQSAPTPDAATNPSATETVALAAIESGASGSATTEPSVSGSSGASEPSVSEPSVSEPSVSESLLGANGDLATATTAPAINEEALDLASTAEGGTAIVGNPSAENPSGTRDTATPTGAGTTAAATNPSSSAGTGAAIGATTTPASDTSTTVAASTATESSGTASSTSSASETTSNPAASSSSSTAAGSSSAASSASDTTSSADNTSAGSSQTTAPASTAAGSSASTDAANAGSAATRAPSGASASVPTGSSASSSSGSSAASSNGANAGSSSGTRAGTAVAQASSGSGAAGSSAAGSSAAAGSSTAAGSSTGTAGSAGVGAAGAGSSAGAGAAGVGASAGSGASSGAGAASGVGASAGFGSGAGSGAGAGASAGFGSGAGSGTGSGAGSGTGAGAGAGSGAGTGAGAGAGAGAGTGVGAGSGAGAGSGAGAGNGAGSGSGDVVASTSGVTAESDGVQSPPWLAIAVGAIALAGAGVAVATGAAASAANAIATSVSSAVQSLLGTNASASSSASSSASSSASSSASSSSGQGNSGQGNSNADGQNKDSSDSQNQQPTQMDVSVDSQMESGDQNIAVNKLGGATDMTLSSIDLDNQPDWDLASVGENMATLGSFFNVQELLGNGDGEDGGTDSPEQQKRRAALKAKLEEQAEALPGALQDHAMGMVIEKLGEMLEGIEVVGNILVFAWSKSVELADYYNQIKANPGESFAIPLVNHEVVSEHAPSLELKLKEKAIGNLEFGINFGVVVDGVLLEVKEGIITGIKVGSAVASGSLEMMGQSLVEVPPGELTLGTIPLGQGIPLAGIAAPPQSAPEA, from the coding sequence TTGGTTCGATCCACTGGTTTGGGCAATATTAACCTGACCAGCTTAAACCCCAATAGTGTGGTTGGTGTTCAGCTTGATGGTGGTGCTGCGATTCAAGCAACAGGAACGGGGACCATTACGGTGACCACCCCCGCCACCTTTAATGGGGGAGTGGGAACCCTGGTGGCTGCTAACGGCGGTTTAGTGGAGATTGCTGCCAATGGTGTGGTGCTGGATGGCACCCTCCAGGGAGGAACTCTGCTGCTGCGCCCCTTTGACGACAGTGGTGCCATGAACCTGGGGGCGACAGTTGCCAACAGCTTGAGTGTGACGGCAACCCAGTGGGCGAGTTTTGCTCCCAACTTCAGTCAAATTACCGTGGGCTTAGCAGCGGGCACCGGCACCGTGACCCTCCATGATGGATTCACTACCCCCACCCCCTTGTTGCTGGCGGGGGGTTCCAATCTGGTGGGACCGAACCAAAACCTCAACTGGACCCTGACAGGCAATGGGGCAGGATCGATCGCCGGTCTGGGCAGCAGCATCGACTTTGCCAACTTTGAAACCATTACCGGTGGCATCGGTGACGACAGTTTTACCCTCTCCCCAGCAACCCCATTGACCACCACCATTGATGGTGGCACGGGCTTACTGACCTTAACGGGCACCACCCTCGATCTCGATCAACTCAATGTCACCAGCACGGGCGGTTATGTCCTCAATGCCACGGGGCTGATTAACCTGGGTAACCTGACCACCAATGGTAACTCCCTAACCGCCACCAGTACTGCTGGTGAGGTCACTGGCGGAACCCTCAATACCCTGGGCAGTGCGGCGGGGACGATCGCCCTCAGTGGTTCCAGTGTGCGGGTGGGCACTCTCCTCAGTGGCGGTGTTGTCAGTGTCAGTAGCACCAATGAACTGACCACCGCTGCCATTACCACCAGTGGCCAAGCCCTCAGCCTCACTACTGGGGGAACCCTCACCACCGGCGATCTCAACACTACCGGTTCTCCCACGGGCACGATCGCCATTAATGGCGGTAGCGTCAACCTAGGCACGGTCAGCAGTGGCGGTAACACCAGCGTCACCAGTGGCAGCACCTTGGGGCTAGTTAATCTCACCAGTGGCGGTGATGCCAGTCTCCAAGCTGGGACGAATCTGACGATCGGCAATGTCACCAGTGCCAGCACCACCAGCCTCAGCAGTGGCGGAGTCTTAACCCTCACCAGTCTCAACAGTGGTGGTAGCACGAACCTCAGCAGTGGCAGCAGTAGCAACCTGGGCAGTATCAGCAGTGGCGGTAGCACCAGCCTCAGCAGTGGCGGAGTCTTAACCCTCACCAGCCTCAACAGTGGGGGCAGTGCCAACCTCAGCAGTGGCGGCAACCTGACCACCGGCAACCTAACCACCGCCAACCAACCCCTGACCCTGAACAGTGGGGGTAACCTGACCATGGGCAACCTCAGTGCCGGAGCCATCACCGCCAATGCTGCCGGGACCCTGGTGGCCGCAAACCTCAACGCCAGCCAAGCCATCAACCTCACCAGCAGCGGTGACCTGACCACCGGTAACCTCACGGCTCTCGGCCAAGCCGTCAACCTCACCAGTCGCACCGGAGCCATTACCACCGGCAACGTCAGCACGGCTAGCACCACGGGGGGCCGTATTTTCTTCAATGCCAGTACAGCCATTACAGCGGGCGCGATCGACAGCAGCGGCAGCATCGGCAATGGCGGTAATGTGACCCTCGACCCCATCGGCGATGTGCAGGTGGTGAGCATTAATGCCCAGGGGGGAGCCGCCGGAGCCGGGGGAACAGTGGACATTACGGCGGGACAGTTTTTCCGAGCTACGGGTAGTTTTGTCGATCGCAACGGTGTACCCGTCAGCATTTCCACTGCCGGGGGTACTGGGGGCGGGGGCATTGTCATCCGCCACGGGGGCGGTAATGTCGGGATTCCCTTTATTACGGGGGATCCCAGCCTCAATGGAACCCTCGCGGCCCTGTCCACCGGCAGCGGCTTCCTGGAATCCAGCCGCATTATTCCCGGTGCCCTCATCGAAGGCGGCGTGAACCTGGTCACCCCAGGAGCGAGTGCTAGCGCCCTCCCCCTCTGTAACGTAGACTGCCAGATCACCCTGCCCCTGTTTACCTTAGGGAGCCTAGAAGCGTTATTTGGTGTATTCCGCAATAATATCCTGATCGTTGAGGGCTATGGCAACGTCACGGTGGCGGGGAATACGGCTGCCATTAACGAGGAAGCCGTTGCCGGTGGGACATCCGGGAATGCCGTTCTCAATACATCGGGGGCGGCGGCAGGGGGAACCAATACGGCTGCTGCTCCTGCGGTCAATGAAGAGGCGGTGGATACGGGAGATAACTCTGGGCAGGGTGTATTAACCCAGGCTGCCAGTGCTGACGGGACGGCAGAGACGGGCGGTAGTGATACAGCAGCCAGTGGGTCAGTTGCCAGTGATACAGCAGCCAGTGGATCGGCTACCAGTGGGGCAGAGTCAGCCGTTGCCAGTGCCAGCAGTACGGCTGCGGTTAATGAGGAGGCGATCGAAGAGGGGACTGGGGACAGTGGCGGTCAGTCAGCGCCCACTCCAGATGCTGCCACTAATCCCAGTGCGACGGAGACGGTGGCCCTGGCGGCGATCGAGTCGGGTGCCAGTGGCTCGGCTACTACTGAGCCTAGCGTTAGTGGATCCAGTGGCGCTAGTGAGCCTAGTGTTAGTGAGCCTAGTGTTAGTGAGCCTAGTGTTAGTGAGTCACTCCTGGGCGCTAATGGGGATCTAGCCACTGCAACGACAGCCCCAGCAATTAATGAAGAAGCCCTAGATTTGGCCAGTACGGCGGAGGGGGGCACCGCGATCGTCGGGAACCCCTCGGCAGAGAACCCTAGCGGAACCCGTGACACCGCAACGCCCACAGGGGCGGGAACCACAGCCGCTGCCACCAATCCATCGTCTAGTGCTGGAACTGGGGCGGCGATCGGTGCCACCACCACCCCAGCCTCCGATACCAGTACAACGGTTGCTGCCAGTACCGCCACAGAATCCAGTGGCACTGCCAGCAGTACCAGCAGTGCCAGCGAGACCACCAGTAACCCCGCCGCCAGCAGTTCTAGCAGTACCGCCGCCGGTAGCAGCAGTGCCGCCAGTAGTGCCAGCGATACCACCAGCAGTGCTGACAATACCTCTGCGGGTAGTAGCCAGACTACAGCCCCCGCCAGTACCGCCGCCGGATCCAGTGCTAGTACTGACGCAGCCAATGCGGGATCTGCGGCGACCCGTGCCCCCAGTGGTGCCAGTGCATCGGTTCCCACCGGTAGCAGTGCCAGCAGTAGTTCCGGATCCAGTGCCGCCAGTAGTAACGGAGCGAATGCCGGATCCAGCAGTGGTACCCGTGCAGGGACTGCCGTAGCCCAGGCTAGCTCAGGGAGCGGTGCTGCCGGATCCAGTGCTGCTGGATCCAGTGCTGCCGCCGGATCGAGTACCGCCGCCGGGTCCAGTACTGGCACTGCTGGTAGTGCGGGTGTCGGAGCGGCTGGGGCTGGCAGTAGTGCGGGCGCGGGAGCCGCCGGAGTCGGAGCCAGTGCAGGATCTGGAGCCAGTAGTGGTGCAGGTGCAGCATCTGGAGTCGGAGCCAGTGCAGGATTTGGATCTGGAGCCGGTAGTGGTGCAGGAGCAGGAGCCAGTGCAGGATTTGGATCTGGAGCCGGTAGTGGTACAGGATCTGGAGCCGGTAGTGGTACAGGAGCAGGAGCAGGAGCCGGTAGTGGTGCAGGTACAGGTGCGGGAGCAGGTGCAGGTGCAGGTGCGGGAACCGGAGTAGGGGCAGGTAGTGGTGCAGGAGCCGGTAGTGGTGCAGGAGCCGGTAATGGTGCGGGATCTGGGAGTGGTGATGTGGTGGCCTCCACCAGTGGGGTGACCGCAGAGTCCGATGGGGTTCAGTCCCCGCCTTGGCTAGCCATCGCCGTTGGCGCGATCGCCCTTGCCGGAGCAGGGGTTGCCGTGGCCACCGGAGCCGCTGCCAGTGCTGCCAACGCGATCGCCACCAGTGTCAGCAGTGCCGTCCAGTCCCTCCTCGGCACCAACGCCAGTGCCTCATCCAGTGCCTCATCCAGTGCCTCATCCAGTGCATCATCCAGTGCCTCATCGTCCTCTGGTCAAGGCAACTCTGGTCAAGGCAACAGTAATGCTGATGGCCAGAACAAGGATTCCAGCGATAGCCAAAACCAACAGCCCACCCAAATGGATGTGTCCGTAGACTCCCAAATGGAAAGCGGTGATCAGAACATTGCCGTCAATAAACTGGGGGGAGCCACCGACATGACCCTCAGCAGTATTGACCTGGATAACCAGCCCGACTGGGATTTGGCCAGCGTGGGCGAGAACATGGCCACCCTGGGCAGTTTCTTTAATGTGCAGGAGTTGCTGGGGAACGGGGACGGGGAAGACGGGGGAACCGACAGCCCCGAACAGCAAAAACGCCGTGCTGCCTTGAAGGCGAAGCTGGAAGAACAGGCCGAAGCCCTCCCTGGGGCACTCCAGGATCACGCCATGGGGATGGTGATCGAAAAACTAGGGGAAATGCTAGAGGGGATCGAAGTGGTAGGGAATATCCTCGTCTTTGCCTGGAGCAAGTCCGTGGAGTTGGCGGATTATTACAATCAAATCAAAGCCAACCCCGGAGAATCCTTCGCCATTCCCTTGGTTAACCATGAAGTGGTGTCGGAACACGCCCCCAGTTTGGAATTGAAGCTGAAGGAGAAGGCGATCGGAAACCTGGAGTTTGGCATTAACTTTGGGGTCGTGGTGGATGGCGTGCTCTTGGAAGTGAAGGAAGGGATTATTACCGGCATTAAGGTGGGATCCGCCGTGGCCAGTGGCAGCCTTGAGATGATGGGCCAGTCCCTGGTGGAGGTTCCCCCGGGTGAGCTAACCCTGGGTACCATTCCCCTCGGTCAGGGTATCCCCCTAGCGGGCATCGCAGCCCCGCCGCAGTCCGCTCCAGAAGCCTAA